GACTGGATGTGACTATCAGCCTCACAGACACTATCCAGGAACACACTGGGAACACACCTCCTGCTACTGGGCTGGACAGAGTCCAGAGAGACAGGTTGTGCTGCTCggcagtacaggacactgacGCTGCACTGAGAGAGTGACCAGACACTGTCTTTCTCCTGCTGTCTCTCTGGCTCTCTCACACTGTGCCTCTGTGAGTGTGATGGTGTCTCTCTGtccttctccctctccctctcagtTTAGTGTGTCTGGAGATGTTCCTCTGTCTCAGAGGGTTAGAAAGAGAGAGAATGAGGAaaaaggagaggaggaggggttTCTGAGTTCCTGTTTGCTGTCCAGTGCTTTACTGTCACTCTGACCTGACAGAGACTCAGTGTGACTCAGTGTCCAATTGTCTCACTGGACCATGCTAATACAGTCAGAACTATGGACACAGACAGCGTTTACACTGGGCTACAGAAACCAGCACAGGACGTGTACGAGACTGTGAccaggagagcagagagagagccagGAGGAGAGCAGACCAGTGAGTACAGAGCTGAtgcactgagacactgagagactgagatactgagacactgagacactgagatactgagacactgagacactgagacactgagacactgagatactgagacactgagagactgagacactgagacactgagatactgagatactgagacactgagacactagCACAATAACACTCTGATACACTGATACACTCACACAGTTATACTCAGATACACTGGTTCTGTAACACACTGATAAACTCTGACTTACTGTCGTCTGTCTGTGACTCTGACAGCGACTCACTGATACACAACAAGACAGAATGAAAGACCTGATCAGCTAACTGACGCAGTGAAAGGTCAACACACCTGCatactgacagtgtgtgtctgctctgctgcaCTATTTCACCTTTATATCTGATCTGTTCATGCCTGACATTTTATTCTTTGTGTTTCCTGGTCTCCTTGGCTGTTTCTATCTGACTCTGTTTGTGATCTCAGTCAGTCTGTCTGCACCAGTAGGTCTTCACTCTGACCACAGTATATTTTCACTCCTCAGTGGTCAGTCACATGACCTCTTCACAGCTCTGGTGTGAGGAGACGCCTCTGTCAGCCCCCCTCCTGAAGTGTCTCACTCTGAGCCTTCAGCTGCTCACACCCCTCCTCCACAGTCAGTCCCAGTGACACCCTGCAgctccagtcagggtgtctgcttGAGCTCCACTTCCCCGGCCACTCAGAGTCCTgctgtgtccagtctgtggggAGAATtcacctgtctccctctctccctggccAGGACAGTCCAGGAGTAGGAGCTGTGTGTCCATCAGCCTGGGAGTCACAGTGTGTGTCTTACTGGTCACAATCATTGCCCTGGGGACAGTCTGTAAGTCTGATAGTCACTCCTGTCATTTCTTATGGacctgtgtgaatctgtgtttAATCTTacagttgtagtgtgctctctgaaggcaccagttctgtagggcttgggcatttactgggacaattattaattgtagcagtaaatcacaaaatgattcttttgatggccttagaatccaaccatgcaatgtaactcaaacaacgcacacacacacgggtactaatacacgaggatacatttattaatacataaaatatgcatgtaaacctaacagatcttatcgagagggttatcagaatacaaaaggtatatattcagtcagttacaaagagttagatatatcaagaggacatacgttcagtatatcattcatttagaccgtttcgtaattgaacttggtcacaacttctacattagatactcaaaacaagtacataactcttaggaattaaattgatatcaactggttgggataacaattgaattctcaagctgtaatgcagtgaagttgaatactcatccaatctctggggattcagatctcctgcaggcacaaagaaacagttgcaggctgttgctgtccaatccgcgctctctggctccgtgccaggctgtgctgtgcggcttgcgacggtgcgctgctgatgctcactgaccggctagttagtgttggctttaactagcaaagtttgtgcacaggagaaaagatgactgtgggtcccagcaagtcaggaagaggaccggttcgttcctgatgaagagctagttctgaatactgattcagctgtccacagttctgacctgttcacgaggcctgctgctggtgctaacctcgggtggatcctctggttactctctggcaacctccgctctagactcttagaacaaaggaaagttctggcactcggacacactggccgttccgtggttgtccgggctgagtctcaggatggtcaggaggcgcgctgcgagaatgtcctgcccttgggagccttctgctcctgggccgtcctgtcCTGGAATTCtcttttgaattccctttagaatagttcACAAAGTCCAGAATCTctcctacaggctctctgtgttgcctgtttttccctggaggaacttcagctcgttgattggctgaaagttccatgggcatcagagtcccacgtgggttactcggccctaccagtccctgattggttgatcaaggtgagatatgagtcatccCTAGACAGATatgcgccaatgggtgaccattaatcatgatagccaggcttagctaagtgcatccccatttgggagctgtcccttatcaaaagaaaacatctttaaatcagcctgcatgaatagtttctctgtggctgcaccacagagatgaacagagagatgaggcctcatttgggaaagcacagaaacacttaattctgccttattaataatcCTCGCCGCTATACAGTGATCAAATGGCTTTGATGTCTGAATTACACACAGTCACCCTTCTCTTTTATATGTGTATTGTGAAGCAATACCAGATATTCTGGGCTCTGATCAGCCTCTGGATATCTGCTGTTCAGGACTGTGGCTCCAGGCTGTGAGCTGCTGGGCTCAAGCTGCTCTCTTACTGCCTGAGACAGGAAGAGACTACAAGTCACATGACCTGATAGTCCTAATTGCACAAAGCAGTGaagtgtttaattttttctgAAAGTATTTTTAACACCACAGTTGTGTTTCCTGTAGCAGTGTGAAGTGTTGATGTTTCTGTATTTGAGCCCTGTTGCCATGGTGACGTTCCTCTGGTCATTCAGAGCTTCTCTGTGGGGAAGGTTGTGGTTTTGTCTTCACAAGCTAAAACAGAAATTAACAGTGAACAAGACTCATGATTATAGAGAATAGAGGTACAAACACACtataaacacacagaaaaggTTGAGAAACATAGTATTATTAATGAGAGTGAGAATATATGTACGAACAGGATTATAACTGATCTACCTACAATATATGTGTAAGTACAGAGGCTAGTGTGTTGGGGATTTCTTCATTCAGAAATGAtctaatataattaaatataattaaattaattttacaaaGTGTAATGATTTTGTATTGATGATTTAGTGTTTAAGTGTTGAAGTGTGAAACCAGCTTCACAAAATCCTACTTCCCTTTCAGAGCTGTGAGCTAAATATGGACACTGTGCCAGACAGTTtttcactaataataataacaataatctcTTTGCTGTTCTGTATTGTAAAATACTGTTACTGGGGAGCTGAACACAGTATTGTACATGGGGTTTAACCATGACGTAAACCTTCATCACAACCTCCCTGGGTTTCAGCCCCACTCTCTGTACACATCCCAGCAGGCTGTGCCCAGGCTGTCTGGATGAGGACAGAAGACTCTGCAGGAACACACAGGTCCTCTCAGGCGGAGCTTCCTGCAGCTCCCAGTCCCCCAGGAGAGCTGTCTGCTGTAGCTCCTGCTTCCTGTGTGGATCgctgtgctcttatctgtcctcATCCAGACACACACCCTTTCTCAACTAGCACTGAAATACTCATGATATTAATTGTAAATcattagtttaattaaataattaagatcAGAGATGCACAGACCAGGAGATGATAATACTACTGAAGTGGATCATTCCTGTGATTGATGGATCAGGCAGACAGAGATGAACCGCTGATATACAGATGACAGGCAGACAGATTAATCTGGTTGATTAAATGATGTTGTGTGTTCTGGGGCTGTGACCTGCAGTGTGGAAACAGAACAGCTCAGACTGGGAAAGAAGACTGgagaagaaggaggaggagctggagggaAACCAGAATAAATCTGAGACACACAGGAATGATGCTGAAAGATACAGGAGTGAAGCTGAGAGATACAAGAATGAATCTGAGAAACACAGGAGTGAAGCTGAGAGATACAAGAATGAATCTGAGAAACACAGGAGTGAAGCTGAGAAttacaggaaacagctggagaaGTTCTGTGTGGACCCTTCTACTGGGAAGAgaagtaagtgtgtgtgtgggagtgagagttgagtgtgtgtgtgggagtgagagttgagtgtgtgtgggagtgagagttgagtgtgtgtgtaggagTGACAGGTCTGCAGGGTGAAACAgcagcagagaggagagagaagaccTGTTTCTTGGACAGAGCTGGTCTTCAGGTTGGTctggagctggagctgctgctgtTGGTAAGAGACGTGTTTGAGAAGACAGACAGACTCTCAGACATGAGGATAAGAGCCTCAGGGCTGTTCTCTACACAGTCAGTGACAATCAGGTGGAGACTCACTACTGACCCGTCTGTCAGTGTGAGTCTCAGTGCTGCAGGACTCCAGGAGAAACAGTACAGGAGCTCAGTGGTTCAGTGTCACTAAACTGAACTGAGAGAGTCTGTACAGAGGAGAGTCCTGATGAGTCCCTGAGGCTCAGTCAGTATTAATCCAGGTgattcctgtgtgtctgtctgtacagaggagagtcctgaggaatccctgaggctcagtcagtattaatccaggtgattcctgtgtgtctgtctgtacagaggagagtcctgaggaatccctgaggctcagtcagtattaatccaggtgattcctgtgtgtctgtctgtacagaggagagtcctgaggaatccctgaggctcagtcagtattaatccaggtgattcctgtgtgtctgtctgtacagaggagagtcctgaggaatccctgaggctcagtcagtattaatccaggtgattcctgtgtgtctgtctgtacagaggagagtcctgaggaatccctgaggctcagtcagtattaatccaggtgattcctgtgtgtctgtctgtacagaggagagtcctgaggaatccctgaggctcagtcagtattaatccaggtgattcctgtgtgtctgcctgtacagaggagagtcctgaggaatccctgaggctcagtcagtattaatccaggtgattcctgtgtgtctgtctgtacagagCAGCAGTGCTGTCCAGAGGGATGGAAGGAGGGAGACTGTGGAAGATGTTACTACGTCTCTACAGACCCGAGATCCTGGGTGTCTGCAAATCAGTTCTGCTTGTCAGTGGGAGCTCAGCTGCTGGTGATTAATGACAAAAAGGAACTGGTGAGAACAAGAGATTCACCACAGTCTCACTGAGGGAGAGAGTTTAGTTTACATTCTGAAAACACTCCACTGAAAAGCCATTCCAAAAATACAAGGAGAGTTTTAATGTTCTAAATAGGTTTTTAATCCTCCAAAAATATactgaactgaacccagggccacactgctgaccactgcagcACCTACGACTGTACCAATCCCCCAAAACATTTTCCCCATCACCCCCTCAAAAAAGAGGTTAATCTGTGTTTCCACTTCCAGAGTTTGAAAAGCAGTGACTATTTCCCCTGTACAGCCTGTGTGTGAACAGAGCAGAGTGAGCAGCAGTGTGAGAGATGAGAGTGTGGGGATGGATCTCTGCTCTACAGCTCACAGGCAGTGCTGCCCAACACCAGGCACAGTGAGATCATGCCCACTGTGTGCTCAGATACAGTTTCTGATCTCAGACCAGCCCTGTCCCAGGAGACACACTGCCCAGCTGACACCAGACCCACAACCTCCTTTCCTGCTGCTCTCACTGGCATGAAGGGCTGTGACAGTGTGGAACCAGCTACCCAGACAAGCCCCATCAGCGGGACGTTTAACTCTGGAAAAACAGCTGTTTCCTGCTCACAGCTGCACGTTTCCAAGGAAACTCATAGAAAATATCTGGTTAGAAGAGGAACTGATGGATTTGAATTATTAATCAAGAAATGGCTGAGGTACTGTAATGAAGAGATGTTTATACATCCCAAACTGCCCTTGATGGTTACTGTCTGGAACAGTAGAAATGAAAGGTCTCTAGTAAAGACCTCTAACCTGGTCTTGACTCTCAGTGATGATGGGAAACACACGTTCGGATTGTCTCTGAATCCAGCTAATGAGGCTGGATATGTGAGCTGAGGTCACTCTGTATGTGTTCACTGTGAGTCTGTTCTCTTTTGTGAAGAGTAGAAAGATGTGTTCAGGTTCAAGTGTTCAGGTATCTGGCCTGGTGCTGGTGTCCAGGGTGAGCTGAcctgctctgtgtgtctctgcaggAGCTCCTGGGACGTCTCGTAAAGGACAACACTTACTACTGGATTGGTCTGAGAAGGAAGGACAGGAGATCTCCGTGGAGATGGGTTGATGGAACAGTCCTGGACAAGGAAGTGTAAGttggttgtgtgttgtgtgttgtgttgtgtcttgtgttgtgtgtttgtcAAGCCCACTTGATACTAGATGGTACATAAGCAGTTTCAAGGGTGTCACTGGGTCACTATTAACGATGAAACATGGTTTAGATACTGGAAAAATAGAATGTGGATTCTTACAGAACGTTAATCCACAGCACTGAGTCGGAATACACAGCCAGAGATGATGAAGTTCCAATTAATGCCATTAAAACAGATTACAGACCCCAGTGTATTTCACAATAAgagtaaaaaaatgcaatttttggAAAAGCCAGAACATCGCATGTC
This DNA window, taken from Lepisosteus oculatus isolate fLepOcu1 chromosome 23, fLepOcu1.hap2, whole genome shotgun sequence, encodes the following:
- the LOC138224597 gene encoding C-type lectin domain family 6 member A-like; protein product: MDTDSVYTGLQKPAQDVYETVTRRAEREPGGEQTRQSRSRSCVSISLGVTVCVLLVTIIALGTVLWKQNSSDWERRLEKKEEELEGNQNKSETHRNDAERYRSEAERYKNESEKHRSEAERYKNESEKHRSEAENYRKQLEKFCVDPSTGKRKQQCCPEGWKEGDCGRCYYVSTDPRSWVSANQFCLSVGAQLLVINDKKELELLGRLVKDNTYYWIGLRRKDRRSPWRWVDGTVLDKEVVTADMGYYGYCGYWNPVWKTAYPRNCESPLHWICEGDAVRVWPPPSLS